Proteins from a single region of Punica granatum isolate Tunisia-2019 chromosome 8, ASM765513v2, whole genome shotgun sequence:
- the LOC116187322 gene encoding alpha-galactosidase 3 isoform X1: MASGSITVSWELLLVFVSIAAASVVVSGTATEEVPLMRSHDGGGFSRSFHRIFDASEYGILQLKNGLAQTPQMGWNSWNFFGCNINETVIKETANALISTGLADLGYVYVNIDDCWSSAARDSKGRLVPDPETFPSGIKALADYVHGKYLKLGIYSDAGVFTCEVRPGSLYHENDDAELFASWGADYLKYDNCYNLGISPLERYPPMREALNASGRTIFYSICEWGVEDPALWARDVGNSWRTTDDINDSWVSMTRIADLNDKWADYAGPGGWNADPDMLEVGNGGMSYQEYRAHFSIWALMKAPLLIGCDIRNMTAETFELLSNKEVIAVNQDPLGVQGRKIQLSGPEGCHQVWGGPLSGHRLVVALWNRCSRASIITARWESLGLESSTSVSIQDLWQHEEVAENAVSSFSSWVEAHNCHMYIFTPWSISISDI, encoded by the exons ATGGCGTCAGGCAGCATTACCGTTTCCTGGGAGCTTCTGCTGGTTTTTGTGTCCATAGCCGCGGCttctgtggtggtttcggggaCGGCAACGGAAGAAGTGCCTCTTATGCGGAGTCATGACGGTGGCGGTTTCAGCAGATCATTCCATCGGATTTTTGATGCTTCCGAGTATGGGATTCTTCAGCTCAAGAACGGGTTGGCTCAGACTCCCCAGATGGG ATGGAATAGTTGGAACTTCTTTGGCTGCAACATCAATGAAACAGTGATCAAGGAAACTG CTAATGCGCTTATTTCGACCGGCCTTGCTGACTTGGGCTACGTGTATGTCAATATTG ATGATTGCTGGTCATCTGCAGCACGAGACTCGAAG GGTCGATTGGTTCCTGATCCAGAGACTTTTCCTTCGGGCATAAAAGCCTTAGCTGATTACGTGCATGGGAAATACCTCAAGCTCGGGATTTATTCAGATGCTGG GGTCTTTACATGTGAAGTTCGACCAGGTTCCCTCTACCATGAAAATGATGATGCAGAGCTCTTTGCTTCTTGG GGGGCAGACTACTTGAAGTACGACAACTGTTACAATCTTGGCATCAGTCCACTGGAAAG ATATCCACCTATGCGGGAAGCTCTAAATGCGTCTGGACGCACGATCTTCTACTCTATTTGTGAATG GGGAGTTGAAGATCCTGCATTATGGGCACGTGATGTCGGGAATAGCTGGCGCACAACTGATGACATCAACGACTCTTGGGTGAG CATGACCAGGATTGCTGATCTGAACGACAAGTGGGCAGACTATGCAGGACCTGGAGGATGGAATG CAGATCCAGATATGTTGGAAGTGGGCAATGGAGGCATGAGTTATCAGGAATACCGTGCTCATTTCAGTATATGGGCTTTGATGAAG GCCCCCCTTTTAATCGGTTGCGACATCAGAAACATGACAGCAGAGACTTTCGAGCTTTTAAGCAATAAGGAGGTCATTGCAGTGAACCAGG ATCCTCTGGGAGTTCAGGGAAGGAAGATTCAACTTTCTGGACCGGAGGGCTGTCATCAG GTATGGGGCGGGCCTTTGTCGGGACATCGGTTGGTGGTCGCTTTATGGAACAGATGCTCAAGAGCCTCAATAATCACGGCTAGATGGGAATCCCTCGGGCTTGAATCTAGCACCAGTGTTTCCATTCAGGATCTGTGGCAG CACGAAGAAGTCGCAGAAAATGCAGTATCATCCTTTAGCTCTTGGGTCGAAGCTCATAACTGTCACATGTATATATTCACGCCTTGGTCGATATCTATCTCCGACATATAG
- the LOC116187855 gene encoding uncharacterized protein LOC116187855 isoform X2 codes for MGDKRQRKENCRMRYRSFLALSLGMSRAGAIKGRALTSMAGPMGPNSKPGKQACHSPNDRLHFLQVFAFGSVPLRTYLPDGDIDVTVLCHQNLVEDLIRGLCSMVEERGSINGEFKMKDVQIIHAQVKIVKLNVKNIAVDVSFNQIAGLGALCFLEQVDRLIGKEHLFKRSVLLVKAWCFYEGRILGSQNGLISTYGLEIMVLCIINLFHASVSGPLGVLCKFLDYFSKFNWQRRCISIYGPIAIESLPGLVVDSTDINVDQLLLGKDFLRSCKELFSVPDPDDRTKRFPVKHLNIVDPLKENNNLGRSVSKGNAMRIKCAFAYGARTLGTILMLPIEQMVRELETFFLNTLNRNGRGVRLDVDAPVPVFGTGKFERFSLNGELDSYYNDFLHGQQRQEHALSSDQPPSLPSLALTAPALAPPSPRNQNDGRWSPSSRLQFQSRATPSSWRGADAFVPRPHLQHPQSPRAASYIEFGRSRGTGTYIPVTARRPPKRTQIWSRAGNSGSSRKLSTMEAEAIEAPKKEEGEGSGCFDLSPEQFPLLSSLKKTDAVVEARTNQSEVVPPKAGEPSICFGSFQSSVGQSSSVTAKKVVSCQNAGEVLMSSSSSEKGKEPRSLESADESTSAKPFQLEDEGEFPPLAQ; via the exons ATGGGGGATAAAAGACAAAGAAAGGAAAACTGCCGGATGCGTTACCGGAGCTTCCTGGCGCTTTCCCTTGGAATGAGCCGAGCTGGTGCAATAAAGGGAAGAGCTTTGACTTCAATGGCCGGACCAATGGGGCCAAACAGCAAGCCCGGGAAGCAGGCATGCCACTCCCCAAATG ATCGTTTGCACTTTTTGCAGGTCTTTGCGTTTGGCTCAGTCCCATTGAGAACATATCTTCCTGACGGAGATATTGATGTGACTGTACTCTGCCATCAGAACTTGGTGGAAGATTTGATCAGAGGACTGTGCAGTATGGTAGAAGAAAGAGGGAGCATCAATGGCGAGTTCAAAATGAAGGACGTCCAAATTATTCATGCACAG GTTAAGATCGTTAAGTTAAACGTGAAGAACATTGCAGTTGACGTCTCTTTCAATCAAATTGCTGGACTTGGTGCTCTTTGCTTTCTTGAGCAG GTTGACCGACTTATAGGGAAAGAGCATCTCTTCAAGCGCAGTGTTCTGTTGGTCAAAGCCTGGTGCTTCTATGAAGGCCGTATACTTGGCTCTCAAAATGGACTGATTTCCACCTATGGGCTGGAAATAATGGTCCTGTGTATCATCAATCTCTTCCATGCATCTGTCAGCGGTCCTTTAGGG GTCCTGTGCAAGTTCTTGGACTACttcagcaagttcaactgGCAACGTCGTTGTATCAGCATATATGGTCCCATTGCTATAGAATCCCTTCCAGGGCTAGTGG TCGATTCCACGGATATTAATGTTGATCAGCTGTTGCTTGGCAAGGACTTCCTTAGAAGCTGTAAAGAGCTGTTTTCGGTTCCGGACCCTGATGACCGAACCAAGAGGTTTCCGGTTAAGCACTTGAACATAGTGGATCCTTTAAAGGAGAACAACAATCTGGGACGCAGTGTGAGTAAGG GCAATGCCATGCGGATTAAATGTGCCTTTGCTTATGGGGCCAGAACGCTTGGTACGATTCTCATGCTCCCAATTGAACAAATGGTTCGAGAGCTTGAGACTTTTTTCCTCAACACTCTCAACAGGAATGGTAGGGGAGTGAGGCTGGATGTGGATGCTCCTGTCCCTGTATTTGGGACTGGGAAGTTCGAACGCTTCAGCCTTAATGGAGAGCTTGACTCTTACTATAATGACTTTCTTCATGGACAGCAGCGCCAAGAACATGCACTATCTTCTGATCAACCGCCTTCTCTTCCATCACTTGCTCTTACCGCACCAGCTCTTGCACCGCCATCTCCTAGGAATCAGAACGATGGACGATGGAGCCCTTCCTCCAGGCTCCAGTTCCAGAGCCGAGCCACGCCTTCTTCCTGGAGAGGCGCAGATGCCTTTGTCCCAAGGCCCCATCTCCAGCACCCACAATCTCCAAGAGCTGCCTCCTACATTGAGTTTGGGAGGTCAAGAGGGACTGGAACTTACATCCCGGTCACG GCCCGCCGTCCTCCAAAAAGAACACAGATTTGGTCTAGGGCTGGAAATTCAGGATCTTCCAGGAAACTGTCAACTATGGAGGCAGAGGCAATTGAGGCTCCGAAGAAAGAGGAGGGTGAAGGGAGTGGCTGTTTTGATCTCTCACCAGAACAGTTCCCACTTCTATCAAGCCTCAAGAAGACTGATGCTGTTGTGGAAGCTCGCACCAATCAATCTGAGGTCGTGCCTCCGAAAGCTGGGGAACCAAGCATCTGCTTTGGGAGTTTTCAGTCTTCAGTCGGACAGTCTTCTTCAGTGACTGCAAAGAAAGTTGTGTCGTGCCAGAATGCTGGGGAAGTCTTGATGAGCAGTTCTTCATCAGAGAAGGGGAAAGAACCCAGATCACTGGAGAGCGCCGATGAAAG CACTTCAGCAAAGCCTTTCCAGCTCGAAGATGAAGGAGAGTTCCCACCCCTAGCTCAGTGA
- the LOC116187322 gene encoding alpha-galactosidase 3 isoform X2: MASGSITVSWELLLVFVSIAAASVVVSGTATEEVPLMRSHDGGGFSRSFHRIFDASEYGILQLKNGLAQTPQMGWNSWNFFGCNINETVIKETANALISTGLADLGYVYVNIDDCWSSAARDSKGRLVPDPETFPSGIKALADYVHGKYLKLGIYSDAGVFTCEVRPGSLYHENDDAELFASWGADYLKYDNCYNLGISPLERYPPMREALNASGRTIFYSICEWGVEDPALWARDVGNSWRTTDDINDSWVSMTRIADLNDKWADYAGPGGWNDPDMLEVGNGGMSYQEYRAHFSIWALMKAPLLIGCDIRNMTAETFELLSNKEVIAVNQDPLGVQGRKIQLSGPEGCHQVWGGPLSGHRLVVALWNRCSRASIITARWESLGLESSTSVSIQDLWQHEEVAENAVSSFSSWVEAHNCHMYIFTPWSISISDI; the protein is encoded by the exons ATGGCGTCAGGCAGCATTACCGTTTCCTGGGAGCTTCTGCTGGTTTTTGTGTCCATAGCCGCGGCttctgtggtggtttcggggaCGGCAACGGAAGAAGTGCCTCTTATGCGGAGTCATGACGGTGGCGGTTTCAGCAGATCATTCCATCGGATTTTTGATGCTTCCGAGTATGGGATTCTTCAGCTCAAGAACGGGTTGGCTCAGACTCCCCAGATGGG ATGGAATAGTTGGAACTTCTTTGGCTGCAACATCAATGAAACAGTGATCAAGGAAACTG CTAATGCGCTTATTTCGACCGGCCTTGCTGACTTGGGCTACGTGTATGTCAATATTG ATGATTGCTGGTCATCTGCAGCACGAGACTCGAAG GGTCGATTGGTTCCTGATCCAGAGACTTTTCCTTCGGGCATAAAAGCCTTAGCTGATTACGTGCATGGGAAATACCTCAAGCTCGGGATTTATTCAGATGCTGG GGTCTTTACATGTGAAGTTCGACCAGGTTCCCTCTACCATGAAAATGATGATGCAGAGCTCTTTGCTTCTTGG GGGGCAGACTACTTGAAGTACGACAACTGTTACAATCTTGGCATCAGTCCACTGGAAAG ATATCCACCTATGCGGGAAGCTCTAAATGCGTCTGGACGCACGATCTTCTACTCTATTTGTGAATG GGGAGTTGAAGATCCTGCATTATGGGCACGTGATGTCGGGAATAGCTGGCGCACAACTGATGACATCAACGACTCTTGGGTGAG CATGACCAGGATTGCTGATCTGAACGACAAGTGGGCAGACTATGCAGGACCTGGAGGATGGAATG ATCCAGATATGTTGGAAGTGGGCAATGGAGGCATGAGTTATCAGGAATACCGTGCTCATTTCAGTATATGGGCTTTGATGAAG GCCCCCCTTTTAATCGGTTGCGACATCAGAAACATGACAGCAGAGACTTTCGAGCTTTTAAGCAATAAGGAGGTCATTGCAGTGAACCAGG ATCCTCTGGGAGTTCAGGGAAGGAAGATTCAACTTTCTGGACCGGAGGGCTGTCATCAG GTATGGGGCGGGCCTTTGTCGGGACATCGGTTGGTGGTCGCTTTATGGAACAGATGCTCAAGAGCCTCAATAATCACGGCTAGATGGGAATCCCTCGGGCTTGAATCTAGCACCAGTGTTTCCATTCAGGATCTGTGGCAG CACGAAGAAGTCGCAGAAAATGCAGTATCATCCTTTAGCTCTTGGGTCGAAGCTCATAACTGTCACATGTATATATTCACGCCTTGGTCGATATCTATCTCCGACATATAG
- the LOC116187855 gene encoding uncharacterized protein LOC116187855 isoform X1, translated as MENLYLQFSPSSSFISSVPQTSSSQLPLSFDVEVWALAEQRTEEILGTFQPTVVSQHKRKEVIEYLAQLISGYFGLEVFAFGSVPLRTYLPDGDIDVTVLCHQNLVEDLIRGLCSMVEERGSINGEFKMKDVQIIHAQVKIVKLNVKNIAVDVSFNQIAGLGALCFLEQVDRLIGKEHLFKRSVLLVKAWCFYEGRILGSQNGLISTYGLEIMVLCIINLFHASVSGPLGVLCKFLDYFSKFNWQRRCISIYGPIAIESLPGLVVDSTDINVDQLLLGKDFLRSCKELFSVPDPDDRTKRFPVKHLNIVDPLKENNNLGRSVSKGNAMRIKCAFAYGARTLGTILMLPIEQMVRELETFFLNTLNRNGRGVRLDVDAPVPVFGTGKFERFSLNGELDSYYNDFLHGQQRQEHALSSDQPPSLPSLALTAPALAPPSPRNQNDGRWSPSSRLQFQSRATPSSWRGADAFVPRPHLQHPQSPRAASYIEFGRSRGTGTYIPVTARRPPKRTQIWSRAGNSGSSRKLSTMEAEAIEAPKKEEGEGSGCFDLSPEQFPLLSSLKKTDAVVEARTNQSEVVPPKAGEPSICFGSFQSSVGQSSSVTAKKVVSCQNAGEVLMSSSSSEKGKEPRSLESADESTSAKPFQLEDEGEFPPLAQ; from the exons ATGGAAAATCTCTATCTACAATTTTCACCTTCTTCCTCCTTTATATCGTCTGTCCCCCAAACTTCATCTAGTCAACTGCCATTGTCTTTCGATGTGGAAGTTTGGGCATTGGCTGAACAAAGAACTGAAGAAATATTAGGTACTTTTCAGCCAACTGTAGTTTCTCAGCACAAGAGGAAAGAGGTGATTGAGTATCTTGCACAACTAATCAGTGGGTATTTTGGGCTTGAG GTCTTTGCGTTTGGCTCAGTCCCATTGAGAACATATCTTCCTGACGGAGATATTGATGTGACTGTACTCTGCCATCAGAACTTGGTGGAAGATTTGATCAGAGGACTGTGCAGTATGGTAGAAGAAAGAGGGAGCATCAATGGCGAGTTCAAAATGAAGGACGTCCAAATTATTCATGCACAG GTTAAGATCGTTAAGTTAAACGTGAAGAACATTGCAGTTGACGTCTCTTTCAATCAAATTGCTGGACTTGGTGCTCTTTGCTTTCTTGAGCAG GTTGACCGACTTATAGGGAAAGAGCATCTCTTCAAGCGCAGTGTTCTGTTGGTCAAAGCCTGGTGCTTCTATGAAGGCCGTATACTTGGCTCTCAAAATGGACTGATTTCCACCTATGGGCTGGAAATAATGGTCCTGTGTATCATCAATCTCTTCCATGCATCTGTCAGCGGTCCTTTAGGG GTCCTGTGCAAGTTCTTGGACTACttcagcaagttcaactgGCAACGTCGTTGTATCAGCATATATGGTCCCATTGCTATAGAATCCCTTCCAGGGCTAGTGG TCGATTCCACGGATATTAATGTTGATCAGCTGTTGCTTGGCAAGGACTTCCTTAGAAGCTGTAAAGAGCTGTTTTCGGTTCCGGACCCTGATGACCGAACCAAGAGGTTTCCGGTTAAGCACTTGAACATAGTGGATCCTTTAAAGGAGAACAACAATCTGGGACGCAGTGTGAGTAAGG GCAATGCCATGCGGATTAAATGTGCCTTTGCTTATGGGGCCAGAACGCTTGGTACGATTCTCATGCTCCCAATTGAACAAATGGTTCGAGAGCTTGAGACTTTTTTCCTCAACACTCTCAACAGGAATGGTAGGGGAGTGAGGCTGGATGTGGATGCTCCTGTCCCTGTATTTGGGACTGGGAAGTTCGAACGCTTCAGCCTTAATGGAGAGCTTGACTCTTACTATAATGACTTTCTTCATGGACAGCAGCGCCAAGAACATGCACTATCTTCTGATCAACCGCCTTCTCTTCCATCACTTGCTCTTACCGCACCAGCTCTTGCACCGCCATCTCCTAGGAATCAGAACGATGGACGATGGAGCCCTTCCTCCAGGCTCCAGTTCCAGAGCCGAGCCACGCCTTCTTCCTGGAGAGGCGCAGATGCCTTTGTCCCAAGGCCCCATCTCCAGCACCCACAATCTCCAAGAGCTGCCTCCTACATTGAGTTTGGGAGGTCAAGAGGGACTGGAACTTACATCCCGGTCACG GCCCGCCGTCCTCCAAAAAGAACACAGATTTGGTCTAGGGCTGGAAATTCAGGATCTTCCAGGAAACTGTCAACTATGGAGGCAGAGGCAATTGAGGCTCCGAAGAAAGAGGAGGGTGAAGGGAGTGGCTGTTTTGATCTCTCACCAGAACAGTTCCCACTTCTATCAAGCCTCAAGAAGACTGATGCTGTTGTGGAAGCTCGCACCAATCAATCTGAGGTCGTGCCTCCGAAAGCTGGGGAACCAAGCATCTGCTTTGGGAGTTTTCAGTCTTCAGTCGGACAGTCTTCTTCAGTGACTGCAAAGAAAGTTGTGTCGTGCCAGAATGCTGGGGAAGTCTTGATGAGCAGTTCTTCATCAGAGAAGGGGAAAGAACCCAGATCACTGGAGAGCGCCGATGAAAG CACTTCAGCAAAGCCTTTCCAGCTCGAAGATGAAGGAGAGTTCCCACCCCTAGCTCAGTGA
- the LOC116187855 gene encoding uncharacterized protein LOC116187855 isoform X3, translating into MVFAFGSVPLRTYLPDGDIDVTVLCHQNLVEDLIRGLCSMVEERGSINGEFKMKDVQIIHAQVKIVKLNVKNIAVDVSFNQIAGLGALCFLEQVDRLIGKEHLFKRSVLLVKAWCFYEGRILGSQNGLISTYGLEIMVLCIINLFHASVSGPLGVLCKFLDYFSKFNWQRRCISIYGPIAIESLPGLVVDSTDINVDQLLLGKDFLRSCKELFSVPDPDDRTKRFPVKHLNIVDPLKENNNLGRSVSKGNAMRIKCAFAYGARTLGTILMLPIEQMVRELETFFLNTLNRNGRGVRLDVDAPVPVFGTGKFERFSLNGELDSYYNDFLHGQQRQEHALSSDQPPSLPSLALTAPALAPPSPRNQNDGRWSPSSRLQFQSRATPSSWRGADAFVPRPHLQHPQSPRAASYIEFGRSRGTGTYIPVTARRPPKRTQIWSRAGNSGSSRKLSTMEAEAIEAPKKEEGEGSGCFDLSPEQFPLLSSLKKTDAVVEARTNQSEVVPPKAGEPSICFGSFQSSVGQSSSVTAKKVVSCQNAGEVLMSSSSSEKGKEPRSLESADESTSAKPFQLEDEGEFPPLAQ; encoded by the exons ATG GTCTTTGCGTTTGGCTCAGTCCCATTGAGAACATATCTTCCTGACGGAGATATTGATGTGACTGTACTCTGCCATCAGAACTTGGTGGAAGATTTGATCAGAGGACTGTGCAGTATGGTAGAAGAAAGAGGGAGCATCAATGGCGAGTTCAAAATGAAGGACGTCCAAATTATTCATGCACAG GTTAAGATCGTTAAGTTAAACGTGAAGAACATTGCAGTTGACGTCTCTTTCAATCAAATTGCTGGACTTGGTGCTCTTTGCTTTCTTGAGCAG GTTGACCGACTTATAGGGAAAGAGCATCTCTTCAAGCGCAGTGTTCTGTTGGTCAAAGCCTGGTGCTTCTATGAAGGCCGTATACTTGGCTCTCAAAATGGACTGATTTCCACCTATGGGCTGGAAATAATGGTCCTGTGTATCATCAATCTCTTCCATGCATCTGTCAGCGGTCCTTTAGGG GTCCTGTGCAAGTTCTTGGACTACttcagcaagttcaactgGCAACGTCGTTGTATCAGCATATATGGTCCCATTGCTATAGAATCCCTTCCAGGGCTAGTGG TCGATTCCACGGATATTAATGTTGATCAGCTGTTGCTTGGCAAGGACTTCCTTAGAAGCTGTAAAGAGCTGTTTTCGGTTCCGGACCCTGATGACCGAACCAAGAGGTTTCCGGTTAAGCACTTGAACATAGTGGATCCTTTAAAGGAGAACAACAATCTGGGACGCAGTGTGAGTAAGG GCAATGCCATGCGGATTAAATGTGCCTTTGCTTATGGGGCCAGAACGCTTGGTACGATTCTCATGCTCCCAATTGAACAAATGGTTCGAGAGCTTGAGACTTTTTTCCTCAACACTCTCAACAGGAATGGTAGGGGAGTGAGGCTGGATGTGGATGCTCCTGTCCCTGTATTTGGGACTGGGAAGTTCGAACGCTTCAGCCTTAATGGAGAGCTTGACTCTTACTATAATGACTTTCTTCATGGACAGCAGCGCCAAGAACATGCACTATCTTCTGATCAACCGCCTTCTCTTCCATCACTTGCTCTTACCGCACCAGCTCTTGCACCGCCATCTCCTAGGAATCAGAACGATGGACGATGGAGCCCTTCCTCCAGGCTCCAGTTCCAGAGCCGAGCCACGCCTTCTTCCTGGAGAGGCGCAGATGCCTTTGTCCCAAGGCCCCATCTCCAGCACCCACAATCTCCAAGAGCTGCCTCCTACATTGAGTTTGGGAGGTCAAGAGGGACTGGAACTTACATCCCGGTCACG GCCCGCCGTCCTCCAAAAAGAACACAGATTTGGTCTAGGGCTGGAAATTCAGGATCTTCCAGGAAACTGTCAACTATGGAGGCAGAGGCAATTGAGGCTCCGAAGAAAGAGGAGGGTGAAGGGAGTGGCTGTTTTGATCTCTCACCAGAACAGTTCCCACTTCTATCAAGCCTCAAGAAGACTGATGCTGTTGTGGAAGCTCGCACCAATCAATCTGAGGTCGTGCCTCCGAAAGCTGGGGAACCAAGCATCTGCTTTGGGAGTTTTCAGTCTTCAGTCGGACAGTCTTCTTCAGTGACTGCAAAGAAAGTTGTGTCGTGCCAGAATGCTGGGGAAGTCTTGATGAGCAGTTCTTCATCAGAGAAGGGGAAAGAACCCAGATCACTGGAGAGCGCCGATGAAAG CACTTCAGCAAAGCCTTTCCAGCTCGAAGATGAAGGAGAGTTCCCACCCCTAGCTCAGTGA